One Myxococcus stipitatus genomic window, GCCTTGTCGGACGGACAGGCCGCGGAGGCTCGCGACGTGCTGGCGTCGACACCGGCGCCCGCGCTGCTGGAGCCCTATCGCGCCTTCTACCTGGGGCAGGCGCGCTTCTACTCCGACGACGCGGAGGGCGCGGCGCGCGAGTTCTCGCGGGTGGTGGAGGCAGGCGCGCCGTCGGTGCTGACGGCGCGGGCCCGCGCGCGGCTCGGCGAGGCCTTGTTGAAGGCGGGCAAGGCGAAGCAGGCGCTGGGCGTGCTGGACGCGGCGCTGAAGGCCACCCCGTCCCCGGAGCTGCTCTTCCAGCGCGCCCAGGCGCGAGGCGCCACGGGCAACCTCGCGGGCCAGCAGGCGGACCTGCTGGCGTTGGCGCTGCGCTCTCCGCTGCACCCCTACGCTGACGAGGCGTTGAAGTGGCTCACCGAGACGCGCCGGCCGGCGGTGAAGCTGGGCCTCGCCGAGCGCACGCGACGGGCGGAGGGGTTCCTGGACGGTGGCGCCCCCCAGCGCGCGCTCGACGAGCTCGACGCGCTCGGCGACGCGAAGCAGCCGAAGGACGCGGCGGCGAAGGTGGCGCTGCTGCGCGCCAGGGGGCTGTTCGCGGTGGGCCGCGAGCAGGACGCGCTGAAGGTGCTCGAGGTGGCGCGCAAGGGCCCTCCCGAGGTGGCGGCGGACGCGGCGCTCCTGCTCGCGCGCCGGGCGCTGAAGTCCGACGACAACGCGAAGGCGCGCGAGCTGATGGCGGCGCTCGACCAGAAGTACGCCTCGCAGTCCGCCGGGGAGGAAGGCGCGTTCTTCGCGGGCTGGCTGGACCTGCAGGCGGGTCGCTTCGCGGACGCGGCGAAGGCCTTCGCGGCGCACGGCGAGCGGTACGCGCGCTCGCGCCGCCGCGACGAGGGGCTGTGGTTCCGCGCGCTGGCGCAGCTGCGCCTGGGCGAGTTCACGCAGGCGCGCGCGTCGCTGGAGTCGCTGGTGACGACGTTCCCGCGCAGCTCGCTCGCGCCGCAGGCGCGCTATTGGATGACGCGCAGCCGGGAGCTGGCCGGCGCGGGCGCGGCGGAGGTGGGTCCGGAGTACGAGCGCATCATCGCCGTCGCCCCGGCCTCGTTCTACGCGCTGCTGGCCACGGAGCGGCTGAAGGAGCTGGGGCGCGCGGCCCCGGCGCTCTTCCCGAGTCCGCCGCGGGCCCTCGCGCTGCCGCGTCCGCCGGAGCTCGAGCTGGCGGTGGAGCTGACGCGCGCGGGGCTGTTCCGGGACGCGGCGGACGAGGTGGAGGCCCACGCCGCGCGGCTGCGCTCCGCGGACCAGGCCCTGCCCTTCGCGCACGCGCTGTTGAGCCTGGGCGAGTTCGGCCACGCGCACGCGGTGGCGGCGCGGCACCTGTGGGGCCGGGCCTTCGGCGCCCGCGAGCCGGACGCGCTGGCGGCCTTCTACCCCCGGGCCTTCTCCAACGCCGTCGAGGAGGCGGCGAGCGCCCACAAGGTCGACCCGTTCCTGGTGTGGGCCATCATGCGGCGGGAGAGCGCCTTCAAGCCGGAGGTGATGAGCCTGGCGGACGCCCGCGGGCTGATGCAGATCATCCCCAAGACGGCGACGGCCATCGCCCAGAAGCTCGCGGAGCCGGCGCCCGCGCCCGCGGACCTCTTCTCACCCGAGCGCAACATCCGCTACGGCGCCTGGTACCTCGCGAAGCTCATGGAGCGCTTCTCGCACCCGGTGCTGGCCGCCGCGGCCTACAACGCGGGCCCGGGCGCCGCGGTGAAGTGGGCTCGCGAGCGCGGCGACCTGCCCCTGGACCTGTTCGTCGAATCCATCCCGTTCCGCGAGACGCGCGGCTACGTGAAGCAGGTGGTGGCCGACCTCTTCCTCTACCACGCCTTCTACGACACGAAGGGCGAGCAACCCCGGCTCCCGCTGGTGGTGCCCGCCCCCGCCTCGGACGGCGTGTCGTTCTGACGCCCCCGGCGCGCGGGCGCGCTACCCGCGCGCGGCCATGCGGCGGAGGATCTCCGCCTCCATGGAGTGGACGACGACGGACAGCGGCATGCTGCTGGAGTCGACGCGGATGGCGTCCTCCGCGGCCTTGAGGGGGGCCACGGCGCGCGCGGAGTCGTCCTTGTCGCGCTTGGTCTGGTCCGCCAGCACGTCGTCCAGGCTGCTCTCCACGCCCTTCTGGAACAGCTCCTCGAAGCGCCGCCGCGCGCGCACCTCGGGGCTCGCCTCCAGGAAGAACTTCGCGTCCGCGTCCGGGAACACCACCGTGCCGATGTCGCGCCCCTCCAGGATGGAGCCCTTCGCGGACTCCAGCGCGAGCCGGCGCTGGAGCTGGAGCAGCCCCGCGCGCACCACCGGACGGCTGGAGACCTGCGAGGCGGCCATGGAGATCTCCGGCGAGCGGATCTCCCCCGACACGTCCTGGCCCCCGAGGAACACGCGGTTCTCCTCGCCCACCACCAGGAAGTGGATGTGGACGCGGCCGAGCAGCTCGCCCAGGCGCGCGTCGTCGTCGTAGGCGATGCCCTCGCGCGTCGCCATCAACGCCACGCACCGGTAGATGGCGCCGGTGTCCACCAGCGAGAAGCCGAGCCGCCGCGCCAGGAGCTTGGACACGGTGGACTTGCCGGCGCCCGCGGGGCCGTCGATGGCGACGATGAAGCACCGCTGACTCACGCGAGCACCTCCTTCAACGCCCGCACGCAGCGCTCGTTCTCCGCGGGGGTGCCCACGGAGATGCGCAGGCAGGTGGGGAAGCCGCCGCCCGCGAACGGACGCACGATGACGCCCTTGCGCAGCAGCAGCTCGTACAGCTCCGTGGACGAGCGCTGGAAGTCCGCGAACACGAAGTTGGCGTGGCTGCGCGTCAGGCGGATGCCCAGCTTGGGCAGCTCCGCCTCGAAGTACCGCAGCCCGTTCCGGTTGTTCTCGCGCGTGCGCTGGACGTGCTCGACGTCCTCGAGCGCCGCCAGGCCCGCCGCCTGCGCCACCACCGTCAGGTTGAAGGGCATGCGCGTGCGCTGCACGTACGTCGCCAGCTTCGCGTCCATCACCCCGTAGCCCAGGCGGATGCCGGCCAGGCCGTGGATCTTGCTGAAGGTGCGCAGCGCCACCAGGTTCGGGAAGCGCCGGAACAGCTCCACGCCGCTGACGTACTCGGGCCAGTCCACGAACTCGAAGTAGGCCTCGTCGTAGGCGACGAGCACCTCCGGGGGGACCTTCGCCAGGAAGGCCTCCAGTTCCGCGCGGCCGAACGCGGTGCCCGTGGGGTTGTCCGGGTTGGCCAGGAACACCAGCCGCGTGCGCGGCGTCACCGCGCGCGCCATGGCCTCCAGGTCATACTGGAAGCCCTCGCGCATGGGCACCTCGACGAAGGGGCGGCCATGGGCCTGCGCGGAGATGCGGTAGGCGGAGAAGGAGTTCCGGCACAGGAGGATTTCGTCCTCCGGCGTGGTGAAGGTGCGGATGAGCAGCTCGATGAGCTCGTTCGAGCCGCTGCCCAGCACCACCTCCTGCGGCTGCACGCCCAGCGACTCGGCCAGACGGCGCACCAGGTGGAACGACGTGGCGTCGGGGTACAGGTGCACGTTGGCGGACGCGCGGCGCATCGCCTCCAGGGCCCGGGGAGAGGGCCCCAGCGGGTTTTCATTGGAGGCGAGCTTGATGACGCCCGTCAGGCCGAACTCGCGTTCGGTCTCCTCGATGGGCTTGCCCGGAACGTACGGCTTGAGCGTCTCGACGTGAGGAGGAACCAGGGGTCGCATGGAGGAGTCCGCCAGGGAATGGGTGCGTCAGCGCCCGGAGAACATGCCGAACGCGCGGAACTTCGCGTACCGGTCCTTGACCAGCCCGTCCGGAGACAGCTCCGACAACTGGGTCAGGTGCTTGCGCAGGACCTTGCCCAGGGACTCGGCCGTCCTGGCCGGGTCGCGGTGCGCGCCCCCTGGCGGCTCGGGGACGACCTCGTCGACGATCTTCATCTGGAGCAGGTCCGCCGCGGTGGGCTTCATCGCGTCCGCCGCCTTGTCCGCCTTGCCCGCGTCGCGGAAGAGGATGGAGGCGCAGCCCTCCGGGGTGATGACGGAGTAGACGCTGTTCTGGAGCATCAGCACGCGGTTGCCCACGCCAATGGCCAGCGCGCCGCCGGAGCCACCCTCGCCCACCACCGTGGAGATGATGGGCACGCGCAGCCGGCTCATGACCTCCAGGTTGACGGCGATGGCCTCCGCCTGACCGCGCTCCTCCGCGCCCATGCCCGGGTACGCGCCCGGCGTGTCCACGAAGGTGAGGATGGGCTTCTCCATGCGCTCGGCCAGCTCCATGAGCCGACACGCCTTGCGGTAGCCCTCCGGGCGCGGCATGCCGAAGTTGCGCGCCATGTTCTCCTTGGTGTTGCGCCCCTTCTGGTGGCCAATCACCATCACCGGCTTGCCGTCGAAGCGCGCGAAGCCACCGACGATGGACGGGTCCTCCCCGAAGCGCCGGTCGCCACACAGCTCCACGAAGTCCGTGAACAGGTGGTTGACGTAGTCCAGGAAGTACGGCCGGGCCGGGTGGCGCGACATCTGCACCACCTGCCACCGCGACAGGTCGCTGAAGATCTCCGTCTGGAGCTTCTTCGCCTTCTTCTCGAGCTTGGAAATCTCCGAGGTGAAGTCCACCGAGCCGCTGGTGGACAACGCCTTGAGCTCATCGATCTTCTTCTCCAGTTCGATGAGCGGGCGCTCGAAGTCGAGCGCGAAGCCAATACCGGTTGCCATGGCGCCGAACTAGCACCAGCGTAAGGCGGCTTTCAACGCGCAAGCGGTTACGCACCGCACCGAATTTCGGCCGGCCCACACCTGGGAGAGCCATGCTCCATGCCCTGTCGCTGCTCGTCCTGGCGTTGACCGCCACCCCGCCCCCTCCCTCGGCGCGGGCCCTCAACACGGAGGGCTTCCGCCTCTACCAGGCGGGCCGCTACCCGGAGGCGCTGGAGAAGTTCCAGAAGGCCGCCCGGGACGCCCCG contains:
- a CDS encoding transglycosylase SLT domain-containing protein, which codes for MSWTGWVAGWLVGVSLGQSPTTLEAVRLHKPEATLLARQELEACVARGCPDAGRLALLAGTLALSDGQAAEARDVLASTPAPALLEPYRAFYLGQARFYSDDAEGAAREFSRVVEAGAPSVLTARARARLGEALLKAGKAKQALGVLDAALKATPSPELLFQRAQARGATGNLAGQQADLLALALRSPLHPYADEALKWLTETRRPAVKLGLAERTRRAEGFLDGGAPQRALDELDALGDAKQPKDAAAKVALLRARGLFAVGREQDALKVLEVARKGPPEVAADAALLLARRALKSDDNAKARELMAALDQKYASQSAGEEGAFFAGWLDLQAGRFADAAKAFAAHGERYARSRRRDEGLWFRALAQLRLGEFTQARASLESLVTTFPRSSLAPQARYWMTRSRELAGAGAAEVGPEYERIIAVAPASFYALLATERLKELGRAAPALFPSPPRALALPRPPELELAVELTRAGLFRDAADEVEAHAARLRSADQALPFAHALLSLGEFGHAHAVAARHLWGRAFGAREPDALAAFYPRAFSNAVEEAASAHKVDPFLVWAIMRRESAFKPEVMSLADARGLMQIIPKTATAIAQKLAEPAPAPADLFSPERNIRYGAWYLAKLMERFSHPVLAAAAYNAGPGAAVKWARERGDLPLDLFVESIPFRETRGYVKQVVADLFLYHAFYDTKGEQPRLPLVVPAPASDGVSF
- the cmk gene encoding (d)CMP kinase, whose translation is MSQRCFIVAIDGPAGAGKSTVSKLLARRLGFSLVDTGAIYRCVALMATREGIAYDDDARLGELLGRVHIHFLVVGEENRVFLGGQDVSGEIRSPEISMAASQVSSRPVVRAGLLQLQRRLALESAKGSILEGRDIGTVVFPDADAKFFLEASPEVRARRRFEELFQKGVESSLDDVLADQTKRDKDDSARAVAPLKAAEDAIRVDSSSMPLSVVVHSMEAEILRRMAARG
- the hisC gene encoding histidinol-phosphate transaminase gives rise to the protein MRPLVPPHVETLKPYVPGKPIEETEREFGLTGVIKLASNENPLGPSPRALEAMRRASANVHLYPDATSFHLVRRLAESLGVQPQEVVLGSGSNELIELLIRTFTTPEDEILLCRNSFSAYRISAQAHGRPFVEVPMREGFQYDLEAMARAVTPRTRLVFLANPDNPTGTAFGRAELEAFLAKVPPEVLVAYDEAYFEFVDWPEYVSGVELFRRFPNLVALRTFSKIHGLAGIRLGYGVMDAKLATYVQRTRMPFNLTVVAQAAGLAALEDVEHVQRTRENNRNGLRYFEAELPKLGIRLTRSHANFVFADFQRSSTELYELLLRKGVIVRPFAGGGFPTCLRISVGTPAENERCVRALKEVLA
- a CDS encoding acetyl-CoA carboxylase carboxyltransferase subunit alpha, which produces MATGIGFALDFERPLIELEKKIDELKALSTSGSVDFTSEISKLEKKAKKLQTEIFSDLSRWQVVQMSRHPARPYFLDYVNHLFTDFVELCGDRRFGEDPSIVGGFARFDGKPVMVIGHQKGRNTKENMARNFGMPRPEGYRKACRLMELAERMEKPILTFVDTPGAYPGMGAEERGQAEAIAVNLEVMSRLRVPIISTVVGEGGSGGALAIGVGNRVLMLQNSVYSVITPEGCASILFRDAGKADKAADAMKPTAADLLQMKIVDEVVPEPPGGAHRDPARTAESLGKVLRKHLTQLSELSPDGLVKDRYAKFRAFGMFSGR